One window from the genome of Pempheris klunzingeri isolate RE-2024b chromosome 7, fPemKlu1.hap1, whole genome shotgun sequence encodes:
- the pgam5 gene encoding serine/threonine-protein phosphatase PGAM5, mitochondrial isoform X4, protein MSYRRTLKLICGFAGGSAVLVFAAAAADSRGYFGEQRGEVASRWSGFTTLQAAQPAWTPASHTPAPSGYSWDFNWDKRDPSTLSNGKKKENATEDPSTEQDNGKPKATRNILLIRHSQYNLSGNSDKERILTPLGREQAEFTGKRLAALGLKYDFLIHSSMARATETAQIISKHLSGVELLSCDLLREGAPIEPVPPVTHWKPDAVYHEDGARIEAAFRRYIHRADPKQKEDSYEIIVCHANVIRYFVCRALQFPPEGWLRMGLNNGSITWLTIRPSGRVALRTLGDTGFMPPDKLTRT, encoded by the exons ATGTCGTACAGGAGAACTTTAAAACTTATTTGTGGGTTCGCCGGAGGCTCTGCCGTCCTGGTGTTCGCGGCTGCCGCTGCCGACTCCCGCGGATACTTTGGCGAGCAGCGCGGAGAGGTGGCTAGTCGGTGGTCAGGGTTCACCACCCTTCAAGCTGCGCAGCCGGCGTGGACACCTGCCAGCCACACACCAGCCCCGAGTGGATACTCCTGGGACTTCAACTGGGATAA GAGAGACCCATCTACGCTGTCCAatgggaagaagaaagaaaatgcaacTGAAGACCCCAGCACCGAGCAGGACAACGGCAAACCAAAAGCTACACGCAACATCCTCCTCATCAGACACTCCCAGTACAACCTGAGTGGGAACAGCGACAAGGAGAGGATCCTCACTCCATTAG GTCGCGAGCAGGCAGAGTTTACGGGCAAGCGGTTGGCAGCTCTGGGACTGAAGTACGATTTTCTGATCCACTCCAGCATGGCCAGGGCCACAGAGACGGCACAGATCATCAGCAAACACCTTTCAG GAGTGGAGCTGTTGAGCTGCGACCTGCTGAGAGAGGGTGCACCTATCGAGCCGGTTCCACCCGTCACTCACTGGAAGCCCGACGCTGTG TATCACGAAGATGGAGCTCGCATTGAGGCAGCCTTCCGCCGCTACATCCACCGGGCTGACCCCAAGCAGAAGGAGGACAGCTACGAGATCATCGTGTGTCATGCGAATGTCATCCGTTATTTTGTGTGCAG GGCTCTGCAGTTTCCCCCAGAGGGCTGGTTACGTATGGGACTGAACAACGGCAGCATCACGTGGCTCACCATCCGCCCTAGTGGCAGGGTGGCCCTCAGAACTCTGGGAGACACAGGTTTCATGCCCCCGGACAAACTAACACGGACCTGA
- the pgam5 gene encoding serine/threonine-protein phosphatase PGAM5, mitochondrial isoform X3, with protein MSYRRTLKLICGFAGGSAVLVFAAAAADSRGYFGEQRGEVASRWSGFTTLQAAQPAWTPASHTPAPSGYSWDFNWDKRDPSTLSNGKKKENATEDPSTEQDNGKPKATRNILLIRHSQYNLSGNSDKERILTPLGREQAEFTGKRLAALGLKYDFLIHSSMARATETAQIISKHLSGVELLSCDLLREGAPIEPVPPVTHWKPDAVQYHEDGARIEAAFRRYIHRADPKQKEDSYEIIVCHANVIRYFVCRALQFPPEGWLRMGLNNGSITWLTIRPSGRVALRTLGDTGFMPPDKLTRT; from the exons ATGTCGTACAGGAGAACTTTAAAACTTATTTGTGGGTTCGCCGGAGGCTCTGCCGTCCTGGTGTTCGCGGCTGCCGCTGCCGACTCCCGCGGATACTTTGGCGAGCAGCGCGGAGAGGTGGCTAGTCGGTGGTCAGGGTTCACCACCCTTCAAGCTGCGCAGCCGGCGTGGACACCTGCCAGCCACACACCAGCCCCGAGTGGATACTCCTGGGACTTCAACTGGGATAA GAGAGACCCATCTACGCTGTCCAatgggaagaagaaagaaaatgcaacTGAAGACCCCAGCACCGAGCAGGACAACGGCAAACCAAAAGCTACACGCAACATCCTCCTCATCAGACACTCCCAGTACAACCTGAGTGGGAACAGCGACAAGGAGAGGATCCTCACTCCATTAG GTCGCGAGCAGGCAGAGTTTACGGGCAAGCGGTTGGCAGCTCTGGGACTGAAGTACGATTTTCTGATCCACTCCAGCATGGCCAGGGCCACAGAGACGGCACAGATCATCAGCAAACACCTTTCAG GAGTGGAGCTGTTGAGCTGCGACCTGCTGAGAGAGGGTGCACCTATCGAGCCGGTTCCACCCGTCACTCACTGGAAGCCCGACGCTGTG CAGTATCACGAAGATGGAGCTCGCATTGAGGCAGCCTTCCGCCGCTACATCCACCGGGCTGACCCCAAGCAGAAGGAGGACAGCTACGAGATCATCGTGTGTCATGCGAATGTCATCCGTTATTTTGTGTGCAG GGCTCTGCAGTTTCCCCCAGAGGGCTGGTTACGTATGGGACTGAACAACGGCAGCATCACGTGGCTCACCATCCGCCCTAGTGGCAGGGTGGCCCTCAGAACTCTGGGAGACACAGGTTTCATGCCCCCGGACAAACTAACACGGACCTGA
- the pgam5 gene encoding serine/threonine-protein phosphatase PGAM5, mitochondrial isoform X1, protein MSYRRTLKLICGFAGGSAVLVFAAAAADSRGYFGEQRGEVASRWSGFTTLQAAQPAWTPASHTPAPSGYSWDFNWDKRDPSTLSNGKKKENATEDPSTEQDNGKPKATRNILLIRHSQYNLSGNSDKERILTPLGREQAEFTGKRLAALGLKYDFLIHSSMARATETAQIISKHLSGPGVELLSCDLLREGAPIEPVPPVTHWKPDAVQYHEDGARIEAAFRRYIHRADPKQKEDSYEIIVCHANVIRYFVCRALQFPPEGWLRMGLNNGSITWLTIRPSGRVALRTLGDTGFMPPDKLTRT, encoded by the exons ATGTCGTACAGGAGAACTTTAAAACTTATTTGTGGGTTCGCCGGAGGCTCTGCCGTCCTGGTGTTCGCGGCTGCCGCTGCCGACTCCCGCGGATACTTTGGCGAGCAGCGCGGAGAGGTGGCTAGTCGGTGGTCAGGGTTCACCACCCTTCAAGCTGCGCAGCCGGCGTGGACACCTGCCAGCCACACACCAGCCCCGAGTGGATACTCCTGGGACTTCAACTGGGATAA GAGAGACCCATCTACGCTGTCCAatgggaagaagaaagaaaatgcaacTGAAGACCCCAGCACCGAGCAGGACAACGGCAAACCAAAAGCTACACGCAACATCCTCCTCATCAGACACTCCCAGTACAACCTGAGTGGGAACAGCGACAAGGAGAGGATCCTCACTCCATTAG GTCGCGAGCAGGCAGAGTTTACGGGCAAGCGGTTGGCAGCTCTGGGACTGAAGTACGATTTTCTGATCCACTCCAGCATGGCCAGGGCCACAGAGACGGCACAGATCATCAGCAAACACCTTTCA GGTCCAGGAGTGGAGCTGTTGAGCTGCGACCTGCTGAGAGAGGGTGCACCTATCGAGCCGGTTCCACCCGTCACTCACTGGAAGCCCGACGCTGTG CAGTATCACGAAGATGGAGCTCGCATTGAGGCAGCCTTCCGCCGCTACATCCACCGGGCTGACCCCAAGCAGAAGGAGGACAGCTACGAGATCATCGTGTGTCATGCGAATGTCATCCGTTATTTTGTGTGCAG GGCTCTGCAGTTTCCCCCAGAGGGCTGGTTACGTATGGGACTGAACAACGGCAGCATCACGTGGCTCACCATCCGCCCTAGTGGCAGGGTGGCCCTCAGAACTCTGGGAGACACAGGTTTCATGCCCCCGGACAAACTAACACGGACCTGA
- the pgam5 gene encoding serine/threonine-protein phosphatase PGAM5, mitochondrial isoform X2 codes for MSYRRTLKLICGFAGGSAVLVFAAAAADSRGYFGEQRGEVASRWSGFTTLQAAQPAWTPASHTPAPSGYSWDFNWDKRDPSTLSNGKKKENATEDPSTEQDNGKPKATRNILLIRHSQYNLSGNSDKERILTPLGREQAEFTGKRLAALGLKYDFLIHSSMARATETAQIISKHLSGPGVELLSCDLLREGAPIEPVPPVTHWKPDAVYHEDGARIEAAFRRYIHRADPKQKEDSYEIIVCHANVIRYFVCRALQFPPEGWLRMGLNNGSITWLTIRPSGRVALRTLGDTGFMPPDKLTRT; via the exons ATGTCGTACAGGAGAACTTTAAAACTTATTTGTGGGTTCGCCGGAGGCTCTGCCGTCCTGGTGTTCGCGGCTGCCGCTGCCGACTCCCGCGGATACTTTGGCGAGCAGCGCGGAGAGGTGGCTAGTCGGTGGTCAGGGTTCACCACCCTTCAAGCTGCGCAGCCGGCGTGGACACCTGCCAGCCACACACCAGCCCCGAGTGGATACTCCTGGGACTTCAACTGGGATAA GAGAGACCCATCTACGCTGTCCAatgggaagaagaaagaaaatgcaacTGAAGACCCCAGCACCGAGCAGGACAACGGCAAACCAAAAGCTACACGCAACATCCTCCTCATCAGACACTCCCAGTACAACCTGAGTGGGAACAGCGACAAGGAGAGGATCCTCACTCCATTAG GTCGCGAGCAGGCAGAGTTTACGGGCAAGCGGTTGGCAGCTCTGGGACTGAAGTACGATTTTCTGATCCACTCCAGCATGGCCAGGGCCACAGAGACGGCACAGATCATCAGCAAACACCTTTCA GGTCCAGGAGTGGAGCTGTTGAGCTGCGACCTGCTGAGAGAGGGTGCACCTATCGAGCCGGTTCCACCCGTCACTCACTGGAAGCCCGACGCTGTG TATCACGAAGATGGAGCTCGCATTGAGGCAGCCTTCCGCCGCTACATCCACCGGGCTGACCCCAAGCAGAAGGAGGACAGCTACGAGATCATCGTGTGTCATGCGAATGTCATCCGTTATTTTGTGTGCAG GGCTCTGCAGTTTCCCCCAGAGGGCTGGTTACGTATGGGACTGAACAACGGCAGCATCACGTGGCTCACCATCCGCCCTAGTGGCAGGGTGGCCCTCAGAACTCTGGGAGACACAGGTTTCATGCCCCCGGACAAACTAACACGGACCTGA